CGGACGCTCGGAGCGCCTCGAGAACGAGCGCGAGCACCTTCTCGCCGAGGTCCGGCGCAGCACCGGGCTCGGCGGCCGACTTCGCACCGGCGCCAACGAACCTGCCGAACGGGCCCGCAAAGCCGTCACCGCCCGCCTACGTGACGCCGTACGCCGGCTCGATGCTGTCGCTCCGCTCCTTGCAGCACACCTCGACCGGTCCATCCAGACCGGTCTGCGATGCTCGTACACCCCCGAGGGCGACGACGCCTCAGTCAGGTGGTACGTGGAGACCTAAAGAGATGGCTTGTCTAGATGCACTGTCGCCTCATACCGACCGTCCTACACCAGCCGCGCGGCAAACGAGGCGACCTGGACGGCCCGCACCCGGCAGCAACGCGTCGAGGGGTGGTGCCAGGCAGTGTCGGCGGCGCTGGACGTCCCGACCTGACCGTTGCGCTGGAGCGGGTCACCACGCCCACGCCGGGGCGGCCGGGCTCTGGTCGGCACATCTGTTCGCTGGATGCTGGTAATGTCCGCTAAATCAGCTGTCGGCCAGCGTGGCGAAGGCGGCGGTTGGGACGATGCCGTCGCTGACCTTTGTGAGGTGCTGGCGTGCCCGGTCGACGGCCGGACCCACCGGCGGGGTGAGGGAGGAAACCAATCCGGCGTGCAGGACCGCCGCTCCGCCGCCGGCGGTCAGTCGGGCCCGTGCTGCCCGGTCGGCGTCGGCCGGGGTGGCGTGGGCTGTGACGGCCACGTCGCCGGCGACCGACCGGGTTGCGGCGACCGCTGCCAGGCGCTGGGGCCGTCCGTTGGCGAGCTTACCGCCGAGGAACGCGAGCGCGGCATCGACCCAGCCCTCGGGTTCCCCCAGGAACGGCAGGACGTCGGGGATGCCTGGCTGCACGACGTGATGGCCGTCGGGCAGCAGGGCGAGGACCTCCGCGGTGTGCAGTCCGTTGCCGGGCGCGTCCGGCCGGTCGATCACCAGGGTTGGCACCGCGGTGCGGGCCACGAGGTCGGTCAGGTCGGCGGCGAACAGCATGCGAAAGAACGCGCGAGCGACCGCGGGGCTGGCGCCGCGCTCGCCGCCGCGGTCCAGCCAGTCGGTGAACGCGGCATCGCCGGTGCGGGAAGGCGCGAGGTAGCTGACCGCATCGCTGGCGCCCGGACGCCCGTCGATGTTGTCGATGACCTCATCCAGTTGCTCCTCTCCCCAGGCCGACCGAAGTGGCACGCCGGCCAAGACCAGGCGTGGGACGAGGTCCGGCCGGCGTGCCGCGAGGTGCATGGCGACGGCTGTCGAGGGGCCGCAAGCGATGACGGGGCTGACATGGACCCTCAGGTGGTCGAGGACCGCCGCGGCGTCGTCGGCCCAGCCTTCAAAGCCCAGCTGCGGGGGCGGGACCGGGTCAGACAGGCCCAGGCCGCCCAGGTCCATCACGACGACGCGGTGCCGTGCCGCGAGCTGCTTCAAGAAGGCTGCGGCCGACGGCTCCTCGATCAGCATCTCGCTGGGCATGAACAGGCCGTGGAGGAACAGCAGCGGCGGCCCCGCGCGGCCGAGCACCGCATGGCACAAAGACCGGCCGTCGTGCTCGGCGTAGCGAACGGGCATGCGGCGGAGTGCCGTTGCTGACCCGGTCAGCACCTCAGCTCGGGCGCGCTGCAAGGCCTCGCCCGGGTCGATGCCGAGCTCCCTGGACAGGGCGCTGCGCACGTCGTCGAAGCGGGACATGGCCTCGTCGCGTCGACCGGCAGCGGCAAGCGCCCGGACCCACAGCGCCCAGAGCGTCTCGTCAAACGGGGCGTCGGCGCACGCGGGGGCCAGCACCTCCGCTGCTCGTACCGGGCGTCCGAGCCCCAGGAGCGCCTTCGCGAGGGCGGCCACGCCCTCAGACAGCAGCCCGGCCAACTGGGTGCGGGCGATGTCAGCGGAGACGGTCGACAGCTCGGCGTAGGGCGTACCCCGCCACAGGCTCAGCGCCGCCTGGGCGGCCGCCTGGGCGGTCTCGTGGTCGCCGACCTGCCCGGCCGCGACGGCGTGCGCCAGCAGTCCCTGTGCGCGGTTGACGTCTAGTGCAGCGGCCGGCACGTCCAGCCGGTAGCCGTCGGGGCCCGATACGAGGTGCTGCGGGCCCAGCACATGGCGCAGGCGGCTGACGTAGGACCGGACCGTCTGCACCGAGCCACCGCCAGCCTCACCCCAGAGGACCTCGACGAGCCAGTCGGCGGGGACCGCCGCCGGGTACGCCAACGCCAGGGCGGTCAGCACCGCGCGCTCCCGGGCGCGCGGCAGTTCGATGACGGTGCCGTCCATGGTGGCCACCACGCGTCCCAGCACGTCCACGGTCAGGGCCATGACGCACGCTAACCCGGCCGTCCCCTGCACGCCACCCATCCCCCGGCGGAAGGCGTTGCACGGCGTGTCACGGTCGCGCCACCGTCGTGCAACGACACGGGCGCACCGTGCTGGGCATGGACACCGCGACCCAACAACTGGTCACCTCGACGCCCGTCCTCCTCGGGGTGGGGGACCCCACGCCAGCTGCGTGGTGTGCGGCCAACGAGAACGCCCTCCCCGGCATGGCGCCGAGGAGCACAGCCCAGGGCGATGCCGGCCGCGGCCGCGGCCTGCACGTCGAGGTCCATACGACCACCGGCCGGCCCGACCGCCTCGTCGCCGGCATCGCTCGCACCATCAGCGGCCAGGTGATCGCATGACACCCACGCGCTACCTGGCCGCCCGGCTGTGGGACGGTCTCGGGTCCCTGGTGCACCGCGGCGCGGTCGATGTCGTCGACGGCACCATCACCGCCGTCGGTCGGGCCGACCGGCTGCCCCCGTCCCCGCCGGGCGCGGTCATCCGCGACCTGGGCGACGTCACGCTGCTTCCAGGGCTCATCGACACCCACGTCCACGTGACGTTCTCCACCGGCACGGACGTGGTCGCCGACTTCGAGCGCGACCGGTCCGTTGAGGGCGGCGGACCGCTCCTCGCCCACGCGCAACGCAACCTCGGCATCGCGCTGGACGTAGGCACGACCACCGTCCGCGACCTCGGCACACCCGCGCCGATCGCCACCGCCATCCGCGCTGCAGTGGCCGACGGCACGCTCCGCGGTCCGGACGTGATCACCTCTGCATCGCCGCTGACCACACCGGGCGGTCACTGCCACTTCCTGTCCCACGAGGTCGGGCCGGACGAGGACCCGGCCGCGGCCGTCGACCGGGCGGTCGAGGCCGGCGCCGACCTGATCAAGGTCTTCGCCTCAGGTGGGAACCTGACGCCCCACTCCTCGCCGCTGGCGCGTCAGTTCGACCGCGCGGCCCTGCAGGCCATCGTCGGCGCCGCGCACCGGCGAGGACTGATCGTCGCCGCGCACGCCTTCGGTCACGACAGCGTCGTCGACTGCGCCGCCGTCGGCG
The Egibacteraceae bacterium DNA segment above includes these coding regions:
- a CDS encoding amidohydrolase family protein, which gives rise to MTPTRYLAARLWDGLGSLVHRGAVDVVDGTITAVGRADRLPPSPPGAVIRDLGDVTLLPGLIDTHVHVTFSTGTDVVADFERDRSVEGGGPLLAHAQRNLGIALDVGTTTVRDLGTPAPIATAIRAAVADGTLRGPDVITSASPLTTPGGHCHFLSHEVGPDEDPAAAVDRAVEAGADLIKVFASGGNLTPHSSPLARQFDRAALQAIVGAAHRRGLIVAAHAFGHDSVVDCAAVGVDTIEHCAFLTPAGPVVDAETLVRMAGDGIIAVPTVASGPPPPDSFDPTTVPLAIREKIEALMRLFPLARDAIRAMVEAGVELTAGTDAGIPKRPFDSLTASVAWFGSAEGLGMSTAEALATATPSRRGPAAWRTAAPCALDCGPTCWPWTATRSPRWPTSHAPAWSSSKERRW
- a CDS encoding alpha/beta fold hydrolase encodes the protein MALTVDVLGRVVATMDGTVIELPRARERAVLTALALAYPAAVPADWLVEVLWGEAGGGSVQTVRSYVSRLRHVLGPQHLVSGPDGYRLDVPAAALDVNRAQGLLAHAVAAGQVGDHETAQAAAQAALSLWRGTPYAELSTVSADIARTQLAGLLSEGVAALAKALLGLGRPVRAAEVLAPACADAPFDETLWALWVRALAAAGRRDEAMSRFDDVRSALSRELGIDPGEALQRARAEVLTGSATALRRMPVRYAEHDGRSLCHAVLGRAGPPLLFLHGLFMPSEMLIEEPSAAAFLKQLAARHRVVVMDLGGLGLSDPVPPPQLGFEGWADDAAAVLDHLRVHVSPVIACGPSTAVAMHLAARRPDLVPRLVLAGVPLRSAWGEEQLDEVIDNIDGRPGASDAVSYLAPSRTGDAAFTDWLDRGGERGASPAVARAFFRMLFAADLTDLVARTAVPTLVIDRPDAPGNGLHTAEVLALLPDGHHVVQPGIPDVLPFLGEPEGWVDAALAFLGGKLANGRPQRLAAVAATRSVAGDVAVTAHATPADADRAARARLTAGGGAAVLHAGLVSSLTPPVGPAVDRARQHLTKVSDGIVPTAAFATLADS